From Cucumis melo cultivar AY chromosome 1, USDA_Cmelo_AY_1.0, whole genome shotgun sequence, a single genomic window includes:
- the LOC103499852 gene encoding cell division cycle 5-like protein, with amino-acid sequence MRIMIKGGVWKNTEDEILKAAVMKYGKNQWARISSLLVRKSAKQCKARWYEWLDPSIKKTEWTREEDEKLLHLAKLMPTQWRTIAPIVGRTPSQCLERYEKLLDAACIKDDNYEPGDDPRKLRPGEIDPNPESKPARPDPVDMDEDEKEMLSEARARLANTRGKKAKRKAREKQLEEARRLASLQKRRELKAAGIDTRQRKRKRKGIDYNAEIPFEKRPPPGFFDVSEEDRPVEQPKFPTTIEELEGKRRIDVEAQLRKQDIAKNKIAQRQDAPSAVLQANKLNDPEMVRKRSKLMLPAPQISDHELEEIAKMGYASDLLAGNEELAEGSGATRALLANYAQTPRQGMTPFRTPQRTPAGKGDAIMMEAENLARLRESQTPLLGGENPELHPSDFSGVTPRKKEIQTPNPMLTPSATPGGVGLTPRSGMTPARDAYSFGMTPKGTPIRDELRINEDMDAHDSAKLESQRQADLRRNLSLGLGNLPQPKNEYQVVMQPIPEDKEELEEMIEEDMSDRIARERAEEEARQQALLRKRSKVLQRELPRPPTASSELIRNSLMRADGDKSSFVPPTPIEQADEMIRKELLALLEHDNAKYPIDEKVNKEKKKGSKRTGNGPNAVIPTIDDFEDTEMEEADYLIKEEARYLCAAMGHENESLDEFVEAHKTCLNDLMYFPTRNAYGLSSVAGNHEKLPALQDEFEYVKKKMDEDTEKAVRLEKKVKVLTHGYETRAKQSLWPQIEATFKQIDTAATELECFEALQKQEMSAASHRISGIWEEVQKQKELERTLQLRYGKLLEDLEKMQKIMVDRKAQAQKEEDIAAESRTLQLAEAEANQTVGENADSSEVMSASVAAVNCENSVPVTTSVELTGEQPNSSVGHEHEANDAMDIDAEKESVAVNLDIDLSDNKLPSAVGGASLPDSGFEESVKSQTIDVPSQELLGPAANGTSDSVDGAAIENSKCSTDIVEEVKDVETQQPVIETKNNSDVCSINLDAAAHASSYEDGPVNDGNGELPRNEVGRAYRCK; translated from the exons ATGAGGATTATGATCAAAGGTGGTGTGTGGAAGAACACGGAAGATGAGATCCTTAAAGCTGCGgttatgaaatatggcaaaaACCAGTGGGCTCGAATTTCCTCGCTCCTTGTTAGGAAATCTGCTAAGCAGTGCAAGGCTCGATGGTATGAGTGGCTTGACCCCTCCATTAAAAAGACTGAGTGGACAAGAGAGGAGGATGAGAAGCTACTCCATCTTGCTAAGCTCATGCCAACCCAGTGGAGAACTATTGCACCCATTGTTGGACGTACTCCATCCCAGTGTCTCGAGCGGTATGAGAAGCTTCTTGATGCTGCTTGTATTAAGGATGACAACTACGAACCAGGAGATGACCCAAGAAAATTGCGCCCTGGAGAAATTGACCCGAACCCAGAATCAAAGCCTGCACGTCCCGATCCTGTTGACATGGACGAGGATGAAAAGGAAATGCTTTCTGAAGCACGAGCAAGGTTAGCAAATACTAGGGGAAAGAAGGCAAAAAGGAAAGCCCGAGAGAAACAACTTGAAGAGGCCAGGAGGCTTGCTTCGTTGCAAAAAAGAAGAGAGCTAAAAGCTGCAGGGATTGATACTCGACAgcggaagagaaagagaaaaggaatAGATTACAATGCTGAAATTCCTTTTGAGAAAAGGCCTCCTCCAGGATTTTTTGATGTTAGTGAGGAAGATAGACCAGTGGAACAGCCCAAGTTTCCAACAACAATTGAAGAACTTGAAGGAAAAAGAAGGATTGATGTAGAAGCCCAATTAAGAAAGCAAGATATTGCAAAGAATAAAATTGCTCAGAGACAAGATGCTCCATCAGCTGTACTGCAAGCAAATAAGCTGAATGACCCAGAAATGGTGCGGAAAAGATCTAAACTTATGCTGCCTGCACCTCAAATTTCAGACCATGAATTGGAGGAAATTGCAAAGATGGGATATGCAAGTGATCTTCTCGCTGGTAATGAAGAGCTTGCAGAGGGAAGCGGCGCTACACGAGCTCTGCTTGCAAATTATGCACAGACACCACGACAAGGAATGACACCTTTTCGAACTCCCCAAAGGACGCCGGCAGGGAAGGGTGATGCTATAATGATGGAGGCAGAAAACCTTGCTAGGCTGAGAGAATCTCAGACTCCATTATTGGGCGGAGAGAATCCAGAGCTGCATCCTTCAGATTTTTCAGGAGTCACCCCAAGGAAGAAGGAGATTCAAACACCAAATCCTATGTTAACACCCTCAGCAACTCCTGGTGGTGTTGGTCTCACTCCACGGAGTGGCATGACACCAGCTAGGGATGCTTACTCGTTTGGCATGACTCCAAAAGGTACACCTATTAGAGATGAGTTACGTATCAATGAAGATATGGATGCACATGATAGTGCAAAACTGGAGTCTCAAAGACAAGCTGACTTGAGAAGGAATCTTAGCCTAGGATTAGGAAATCTTCCACAGCCTAAGAATGAGTACCAGGTAGTTATGCAACCAATTCCAGAAGACAAAGAAGAACTTGAGGAGATGATTGAAGAGGACATGTCTGATAGGATTGCTAGAGAACGAGCTGAGGAAGAAGCAAGGCAGCAGGCTTTGCTTAGGAAAAGATCAAAAGTGCTACAGAGGGAGCTTCCTCGGCCTCCTACTGCTTCTTCGGAACTTATTAGAAATTCTTTGATGAGAGCTGATGGAGACAAGAGTTCATTTGTTCCACCTACCCCTATTGAGCAAGCTGATGAAATGATAAGAAAGGAACTTCTTGCTCTGTTAGAGCATGATAACGCAAAGTATCCAATCGACGAAAAGGTCAACAAGGAGAAAAAGAAGGGTTCCAAGCGCACTGGAAATGGACCTAATGCAGTCATCCCCACAATAGATGATTTCGAAGATACTGAGATGGAGGAGGCCGATTATTTGATAAAGGAAGAGGCTCGGTATCTGTGTGCTGCAATGGGGCATGAAAATGAATCCTTAGATGAGTTTGTGGAAGCACACAAAACCTGCTTGAATGATCTTATGTACTTCCCCACTAGGAATGCTTATGGACTTTCAAGCGTTGCTGGAAACCATGAGAAATTACCCGCCTTGCAGGATGAATTTGAGtatgttaaaaagaaaatggatgAGGATACTGAGAAGGCTGTCcggttggagaagaaggttaaAGTTCTCACACATGGCTATGAGACACGGGCAAAACAAAGCCTTTGGCCACAAATTGAGGCAACTTTCAAGCAGATAGACACTGCAGCTACAGAGCTGGAGTGCTTTGAAGCTCTTCAAAAGCAAGAGATGTCAGCTGCTTCACACAGGATTAGTGGTATCTGGGAGGAGgttcaaaaacaaaaagagcTGGAGAGAACTCTTCAGCTACGTTATGGAAAACTTTTAGAGGACTTGGAAAAGATGCAGAAAATCATGGTTGATCGCAAGGCACAGGCACAAAAGGAAGAAGATATCGCTGCGGAGAGTCGCACTCTTCAGTTGGCTGAGGCTGAGGCTAACCAAACAGTTGGAGAAAATGCTGATAGTTCTGAAGTCATGTCTGCATCAGTAGCAGCAGTCAATTGTGAAAATTCAGTGCCTGTTACCACCTCTGTTGAATTAACAGGTGAACAACCGAACTCGTCAGTGGGACATGAACATGAAGCTAATGATGCCATGGATATCGACGCTGAAAAAGAAAGCGTAGCAGTGAATTTGGATATTGATTTATCTGATAACAAACTACCTTCTGCAGTGGGAGGTGCATCACTGCCAGACAGTGGCTTTGAAGAGTCTGTTAAAAGTCAAACCATTGATGTTCCTTCTCAAGAACTCTTGGGCCCTGCTGCAAATGGCACTTCAGATTCAGTTGATGGTGCAGCTATTGAAAATTCTAAATGTAGTACTGATATTGTTGAGGAAGTCAAAGATGTCGAAACTCAGCAGCCTGTGATTGAAACTAAAAATAACTCAGATGTGTGTTCAATTAATCTGGATGCGGCTGCACATGCATCTTCTTATGAGGATGGCCCTGTGAATGATGGCAATGGGGAACTTCCTCGCAACGAAG TTGGCAGGGCTTACAGATGCAAATAA